In a single window of the Rattus norvegicus strain BN/NHsdMcwi chromosome 6, GRCr8, whole genome shotgun sequence genome:
- the Timm9 gene encoding mitochondrial import inner membrane translocase subunit Tim9 isoform X1 produces MAAQIPESDQIKQFKEFLGTYNKLTETCFLDCVKDFTTREVKPEEVTCSEHCLQKYLKMTQRISMRFQEYHIQQNEALAAKAGLLGQPR; encoded by the exons ATGGCTGCACAGATACCAGAATCTGACCAGATAAAACAG TTTAAGGAGTTCCTGGGAACCTACAATAAACTTACAGAAACCTGCTTTTTGGACTGTGTTAAAGACTTCACAACAAGAGAGGTGAAACCTGAAGAG GTTACCTGTTCAGAACATTGcttacagaaatatttaaaaatgacacAGAGAATATCCATGAGATTTCAGGAATATCACATTCAGCAGAATGAAGCCCTGGCAGCCAAAGCAGGCCTCTTAGGCCAACCACGGTAG